Proteins found in one Pseudomonas sp. P8_241 genomic segment:
- a CDS encoding TonB-dependent siderophore receptor — translation MSATALPCSQIAVTPRSPLVMRPLALAVHMLAAGVAFSAPTVQAAEQTENGSSVVLNPIAITETATAGQVGVTEGTNSYTTDAARTATPLSMSLRETPQSVSVVTQQRIQDQDLKTILDVVNNATGVSVNRYETSRAQFNARGFELNSLMIDGVPTIYEQPWSSGEIFSSLAMYDRVEVVRGANGLMTGAGDPSASLNMVRKRAYSTDLKGSLELSAGTWDTYGVEADVSTALNSEGTVRARLVGETNEGDTWIDMNSNKRQTLYGTMDIDLTPDTTLWFGLSHQESNADSPMWGGLPVWYADGSRTNWSRSKTTSAKWSKWDTTYDTYFVNLDHTFANNWQVNLSYNRGERTGDSSLLYLSGNPGQNGSSGMFSFPATYKTETTQDDYGIRFNGPFSLLGREHEVAFGYVDSKQKFDADALNAQTGFDGVADFDAYKGNFPEPIWGPRTDYGYSETRQKGLYAATRLNVTDDLKVILGARESWYEKTADDVFSQVSKTDVDHELTPYAGVVYDLNDNLSAYASYTEIFLPQSVRDSNGQELDPIVGQSSEIGLKGEYFDGRLNASAAIFQIKQDNLGQNTGELIDPENPVGGFAYEASEGATSKGFELEVSGELATDWNATVGYTQFTADDANGDDVNTLYPTKLLRTFTTYRLPGVFNKLTIGGGVNWQDSIYTYAINPAGNSEKIQQDAYALVNLMARYEITENLSAQVNADNVTDEKYFDIFDAYGALTYGAPRSITASAKYRF, via the coding sequence CCCGCGCTCGCCTTTGGTCATGCGCCCTCTGGCTCTGGCAGTACACATGCTTGCAGCCGGCGTCGCTTTTTCTGCGCCCACTGTGCAGGCAGCGGAACAGACCGAGAACGGAAGCTCGGTGGTTCTCAACCCTATCGCGATCACCGAGACGGCCACCGCCGGGCAAGTCGGCGTTACCGAGGGCACCAACTCTTACACGACGGACGCCGCGCGCACGGCCACCCCGTTGAGCATGTCGCTGCGCGAAACACCGCAGTCAGTCAGCGTCGTCACCCAGCAGCGCATTCAAGACCAGGATCTGAAAACCATCCTCGACGTGGTCAACAATGCCACGGGCGTGTCGGTCAACCGCTACGAGACCAGCCGGGCACAGTTCAACGCCCGTGGCTTTGAGCTCAACTCTTTGATGATCGACGGTGTACCTACCATCTATGAACAGCCCTGGAGCTCGGGGGAGATTTTCAGCAGCCTGGCCATGTACGACCGCGTTGAAGTGGTCCGTGGCGCCAACGGCTTGATGACCGGTGCCGGCGATCCTTCCGCGTCCCTCAACATGGTGCGCAAGCGCGCCTACAGCACAGACCTTAAGGGTTCGCTCGAACTGAGCGCCGGTACCTGGGACACCTACGGCGTCGAAGCCGATGTGTCCACGGCGCTGAACTCCGAAGGCACCGTTCGTGCGCGACTGGTCGGGGAGACCAACGAGGGCGATACCTGGATCGACATGAACTCGAACAAGCGCCAGACCCTCTACGGCACCATGGACATTGACCTGACGCCCGACACCACATTGTGGTTCGGCTTGAGCCATCAGGAAAGCAACGCCGACTCGCCAATGTGGGGTGGCCTGCCCGTCTGGTACGCAGACGGCAGCCGCACCAACTGGAGCCGCTCGAAGACAACCTCCGCCAAGTGGAGCAAGTGGGACACCACCTACGACACCTACTTCGTCAATCTCGACCACACCTTCGCCAACAACTGGCAGGTCAACCTCAGCTACAACCGTGGCGAGCGCACTGGCGACTCGTCCTTGCTGTACCTCTCTGGCAATCCCGGCCAGAACGGCAGCTCCGGGATGTTTTCGTTCCCGGCGACCTACAAGACCGAGACCACCCAGGACGACTACGGTATCCGCTTCAACGGCCCGTTCTCGCTGTTGGGCCGTGAGCACGAAGTGGCCTTCGGTTACGTGGACAGCAAGCAGAAATTCGATGCCGATGCACTCAACGCGCAAACCGGCTTTGACGGTGTGGCCGACTTCGATGCCTACAAGGGTAATTTCCCGGAACCGATCTGGGGCCCGCGGACCGACTACGGCTATAGCGAAACCCGGCAGAAAGGGCTGTATGCGGCGACCCGCCTGAACGTCACCGATGATTTGAAAGTGATACTGGGTGCACGTGAGAGCTGGTACGAAAAGACCGCCGATGACGTCTTCTCGCAAGTGAGCAAGACCGATGTCGATCACGAACTGACCCCTTATGCAGGCGTCGTCTATGACCTCAACGACAACCTCTCGGCCTATGCCAGCTACACCGAAATCTTCCTGCCGCAGTCGGTACGCGACAGCAACGGGCAGGAACTGGACCCTATCGTTGGCCAGAGCAGTGAAATCGGCCTCAAGGGTGAATACTTCGATGGCCGCTTGAACGCCTCCGCTGCGATTTTCCAGATCAAGCAGGATAACCTGGGGCAGAATACTGGCGAGCTGATCGACCCTGAAAACCCGGTCGGCGGCTTCGCGTACGAGGCAAGCGAAGGTGCGACCAGTAAAGGTTTTGAGTTGGAAGTCTCGGGCGAACTCGCGACCGACTGGAATGCAACCGTGGGTTACACCCAGTTCACCGCCGACGATGCCAACGGCGATGACGTCAACACCCTGTACCCGACGAAGTTGTTGCGTACCTTCACCACTTACCGTCTGCCAGGTGTTTTCAACAAGTTGACGATCGGCGGCGGGGTCAACTGGCAAGACTCGATTTACACCTATGCCATCAATCCGGCCGGGAATTCAGAGAAGATCCAGCAGGATGCCTATGCGCTGGTCAACCTGATGGCGCGCTACGAGATTACCGAAAACCTCTCGGCTCAGGTCAACGCGGATAACGTCACCGACGAGAAGTACTTCGACATCTTCGATGCTTACGGCGCCCTCACCTACGGTGCACCGCGCAGCATTACGGCGTCGGCGAAGTATCGTTTCTAA
- a CDS encoding DUF1624 domain-containing protein produces MTTHQRPSTKAKSSQRLLSIDALRGLVILFMLLDHVRETFFLHRQVSDPMNIDATEPTLFFSRTLAHLCAPVFVLLTGLSAYLFAEKHQGKNDVAAFLFKRGLVLVLLELTLVNFAWTFQLPPTVIYLQVIWAIGISMIALAVLVRLPRSILFAIAVIIIAGHNLLDALHVAQGSPMHGVWAILHDRGWIELSDSVRLRTSYPVLPWIGVIALGYCIGPWFTDSASPEQRQRKLWLAGVGALLGFFALRLLNGYGEAHWMSYDNTTLTLMSFFNITKYPPSLLFLALTLGMGLLLLLSFERSRQRQWISVLAVFGAAPMFFYILHLYVLKVLYLACVATFGLNQGSYCGFDGIRGVWLMAVILALALYWPVRWFAALKARRRDITWLKYF; encoded by the coding sequence ATGACTACCCACCAACGCCCTTCAACCAAAGCAAAATCAAGCCAGCGACTGTTGTCCATCGATGCCCTTCGGGGTCTGGTCATTCTTTTCATGTTGCTGGACCACGTGCGGGAGACGTTTTTCCTGCATCGCCAGGTTTCTGATCCAATGAACATCGATGCCACCGAGCCAACGTTGTTTTTCAGCCGGACCCTGGCCCATCTGTGCGCCCCGGTCTTCGTGCTGCTCACAGGCCTGTCCGCTTACCTGTTCGCAGAAAAGCACCAGGGTAAAAACGATGTGGCAGCCTTCCTGTTCAAACGCGGCCTGGTGCTGGTGCTACTGGAACTCACCCTGGTGAACTTTGCCTGGACGTTCCAGCTCCCTCCCACTGTGATCTATCTGCAGGTGATCTGGGCAATCGGTATCAGCATGATCGCGCTCGCCGTGCTGGTAAGGCTGCCTCGTTCGATTCTGTTTGCGATCGCGGTGATCATTATTGCCGGACACAACCTTCTCGACGCGTTGCACGTTGCGCAGGGTTCGCCGATGCATGGGGTTTGGGCGATTCTGCATGATCGCGGCTGGATCGAACTCTCGGACAGTGTCCGCCTGAGAACGTCGTATCCGGTATTGCCGTGGATCGGTGTAATCGCCTTGGGCTACTGCATTGGCCCTTGGTTCACCGACTCCGCCTCCCCTGAACAACGCCAGCGAAAACTATGGCTGGCAGGTGTTGGCGCCCTGCTCGGTTTCTTCGCACTGCGTTTGCTCAATGGTTATGGCGAAGCGCACTGGATGAGTTACGACAACACCACACTCACGCTGATGAGCTTTTTCAACATCACCAAATACCCGCCTTCGCTGCTGTTCCTCGCCCTGACCCTGGGAATGGGCCTGTTGCTGCTCCTGAGTTTCGAGCGCAGTCGCCAGCGACAGTGGATCAGCGTTCTGGCCGTGTTCGGTGCCGCGCCGATGTTCTTTTACATCCTGCACTTGTATGTACTTAAAGTGCTGTACCTGGCCTGCGTAGCGACATTCGGTTTGAATCAGGGCAGCTACTGCGGCTTTGATGGAATCCGGGGAGTCTGGTTGATGGCTGTAATACTCGCCTTGGCGCTTTATTGGCCGGTGCGCTGGTTTGCTGCACTGAAGGCGCGCCGTCGCGACATCACCTGGCTCAAGTACTTCTAA